ATGTGGAGAATATGTTTTATTCTGTTCCTTACGAATATATCCAGAATAAAGTTGATATTAAAGTTACGAAAGATCTCGTTGAGATCTTTTACAAAGATAGTCGTATTGCCTCACACAAACGACTTTATGGCAAGCTTGGTCAATTCTCGACTAATCATGATCATCTACCAGAGAACCACCAGTTGTATCTTGATTACACCCCAAAAGAAGCAATTAAGTGGGCCGAAAGTATTGGTGAAGCAACAACGGAAGTCGTTCGTTATTTGCTTAAATCGGCAAAAGTGGAAAAGCAAGCACTGAAAGCAACCCTTCGTTTAAAGAATTTTGGCCGTAAGTACTCCAGTGAAGCGATTGAGCAGGCTTGCCAAGATATTATAAAAATTGCCTCAGCACCAACGGTGCCAGTAATCGAGCGTTTATTACGCAGTAACCAACAACAGGAGCAACCTCACAATGCAAGTGCACAAAACACTTATGGCTTCACGCGTGGCGCAGCCTATTTTGGAATCGAAGGGGAAAAAGATAATGACATCAGATGAAACTAAGCGTAAATTACGAGAAATGCGACTCAACGCTATGGTTGAGATTTTAGAAGTTCAGGAACAGCAACCAGAATACCAACAAATGGATTTTGAAGATAAGTTTGAATTAATTGTCGATGGTGCTTATGCCAGACAGCAATCTAATAAGCTTAGTCGGCTATTACACAGCGCTGATTTTCCGAGTATAGAGCCTGCGTTAGCCGAAATAGATTATTTGCCAGATCGCAAATTGGATCGTAAGCTAATCCAAAAACTAGCAACAGGGAACTACATTCGTGAGCATCATAATATTATTTTGATGGGCGCATCTGGCAATGGTAAAACTTGGCTCGCTAATGCCTTAGGCATAGAAGCATGTCGCCAATTTTATAAGGTGAAGTATGTTCGGCTGCCAGAACTTTTAGACGACTTAGCTGTAGCTAAGCATGAAGCTAATGGAAATTTTCATAAAATATTAGCTCGCTATAAAAAAGTTGATGTTTTAATCATTGACGAATGGTTGTTAACGGAGTTGTCTTTAGAGCAGTCTACCTATGTTTTAGAGCTAGTAGAAAGTCGATTACATCAATCATCAACCATTTATTGTTCACAGTTTGCGCCAGATGGATGGCATAATAAACTAGGTAATCCACAAATAGCCGATGCAATCCTTGATCGCATTATCCATGATGCCTACCCGATTTTAATTCAAGGCGATAAATCAATGCGTGAACGCTATGGATTACGAGGTGACTCTGTATGATTCCAGAAGATGTGCGCAATCGGCTCGCTAGTTACTACTTTCTTAACTCGATAGAAGAAAGCTTTGAAAATAAATTGGTTGATCGGTTAACAATGGCCATGCTTCAAAGCAATGAACAAATTAGTGAGAATGAGCTCGTTGATATTGGTATTAAATTGATCAAAGAATACCTAGAGCAATAACAATGTTTGAACCCACTTTAGTGGGTTCTTTTAGTCGTATGGTCAATTTTCTTCGCATAAGTTGGTCAATTCTTTCGCCGAGTGTGGTCAATTTTTACGCTCACTTGGTTAATTCACGATGCCGCCTTCAATCGGTTACAATTAGGCTGGTTATCGTATTAGAAGTAATTTGTATTGTTTCAGATATTAGTTTTTGAGCGACTGTTGGTAAATTCAAATTTAGGCTAATGAACAACTACGTTTTAGGAAGTAAAGGAGGTCCAGTATCATGCATTGGGGTTTATTTATAACGGCATTATTACCGATAATTTGGTTGATTTTTTCATTAGGCGTTCTTAAGATGGCTGGTAGCAAAGCTTGTACGATTGGACTTGTTTTAACTATTTTACTCGCAATATTTATTTTTAAGATGCCAATTATTGATAGTCTAACGGCGGCGCTGGAAGGTGCAGTGATGGGTATTTGGCCGATCGTTTATATTATTATTGCGGCGGTATTTACCTATAATTTAACCACAGCTAGCGGTAGTATGACGACAATTCGGCAAGGTCTATCGGGAATCACTAGCGATAAACGGTTGTTAGTATTGATCATTGCTTGGGGTTTTGGTGGCTTTTTGGAAGCAATCGCTGGTTTTGGTACGGCGGTGGCGATTCCGGCAAGTATTCTGATTGCTTTTGGGGTCAACCCGATTTTATCGGCCACAATTTGTTTGATCGCTAACACGACGCCGACTGCTTTTGGTGCGATTGGGTTGCCGGTGACTACTTTAGCACAGATCAGTGGGCTGGATGTGCTGCATTTATCTTACTTAGTGACGATTCAGTTGTTACCTTTGATCGTGATCATCCCGTTTGTAATGGTAGCGTTGATCGGTGGTGGTGTCAAAGCGATTCGTGAGGTCTGGGCACCAACGTTAGCTGCTGGTTTGGCCTTTGGTGTTCCGCAAATTTTTGTCGCGCGTTTTCTGGGAGCGGAATTGCCAGCAATCATTGGCTCGATCGTTTGTATCATTGTAACGGTTTGGTTTGCCCGGCGTTATGAGCGGCGCCATCCTAGCGCACAAAAGGCGGCGGTGGAAACGCCAAGTGTTAATAATTTTGTGTTGGCAGCAATGCCGTTTATTTTAGTCTTTGTTTTCGTGATGTTGGCGTCACCGTTAGTGCCGCCACTGAATCATTTTTTGACTGGCATTAAATCCGCACTTACCATTTACACGGGTGCTGGAGCCAATCCGTATGTGTTCAATTGGGTATCAACGCCAGGAACATTGATTATTTTAGCAACGATCATCGGTGGTTTGGTGCAAAAAATGAAGCTGGGACAGATCTTCAAAATTTTAGGTAAAACAGCGGTACAAATGGTGCAGACATTGATCACAGTGTGTGCGATCGTCGCTTTGGCAAAAGTGATGGGTTATAGTGGGATGATTGCAACGATCGCCGCGACTTTGGTAGGTTTATTGGGTGCTTTTTACCCAGTTGTGGCACCATTGATCGGCGCACTGGGCACCTTTGTTACCGGCTCTGATACTTCAGCCAATGTGTTATTCGGTAATTTACAACGGCAAGCGGCAGTGGCACTGCATGATAGCACTTATTGGGTTGTGGCTGCCAATGCGGTAGGGGCAACTGCTGGTAAAATGATTTCACCACAAAGTATTGCTGTGGCTTCGGCAGCAACCAACTTGCAAGGTCAAGAAGGCGAGATTCTCAAACAGAGTATGAAATATTTCTTGGGTTATTTGGTGGTGATTTGTATTTGGATCTTTGTTTCGGGCTTATTTATCCACGCGCTGCATATCTAAGTGTAGTAACACTAAGTCCTATATAGTAGGCGTAATTACTAGGTACCAGGCTGCTAAGTGCTGGTACCTTTTTTATGTGTGGGTAATTCGCGGTGATCACGGCTTTTAAGTTGGTGCAAAAGTTAGTATAATTGTAAACAAATCAAGTGATCAGGTGGAATGAGCATGGAAATAACGGAGAAGGCACCGGCAAAAATTAATTTAAGTTTAGACGCCCTTTTTCAGCATGCCGATGGTGAGCACGAATGGAAAATGGTGATGACCTCAGTCGATTTGGCCGACTATGTTGAACTATCAACGGTAGCGACGCGCCAGATCACAGTGACCACAGATAGTGGCTTCTTACCGGTTGATCAGCGCAATCTTGCTTTTCAGGCGGCCCGTTTATTGCAGAAAAAAGCGGGCGTGACTTACGGCGCACGAATCCACATCCGTAAACAGATTCCAGTCGCTGCTGGGCTAGGTGGTGGCAGCTCGGACGCTGCGGCCGTGTTGCGCGGTTTGAATCGATTATGGCAATTGAATTGGTCACTGGCTGATTTAGCCCACTTAGGCTTAGCGATTGATTCTGATGTGCCTTATTGTGTGTACTCGCAAACGGCGTTGGTGACAGGTCGTGGGGATGAGATCACGTTGTTGCCGAAATTACCGCCATTTTGGGTGGTACTGGCTAAGCCAAGCGCTAGCGTCTCGACACCAAGTATTTTACGGTCAATTTCGTATGATAAGCAACTTTATCATCCACCGATCGATCAAATGGTCGCGGCAATTCACGCCAATGATTATCCGCAGATTTTGGCGAATATGGGCAATACATTAGAGGAGATCACCAGTCAGCGTTATCCGCAGATCAAGCAATTACGCCAACAAATGCAACGTTTTGGTGCGGATGCGGCCCAGATGAGCGGCAGTGGGCCGACGGTTTTTGGTTTATGCGCCAAATATTCGCGGGCGCAACACGTCTTTAATAGTATGAAAGGTTTTTGCCACGAGGTTTATTTAGTTCGTCCGTTGTTAAACGGCCTAGGCTAAAAGCGCTGATTTTATCGGCGCTGCGATTTTTGAAGCCCGATTTAGGCCATATTTAGAATTTAAATCCAAGCTCTTTCCCGTTTTTATCGGCTTTTGACAATAAAAAACGAACTATTTTACTTAAACAGCGATAAATGCTAGTTTTTTTAGGGTAAAGTCTATATAATAGACAAGCGAATGTCTTGAAATGAGGTGGATTAATTGAAAATAAGACGAAGTGAACGATTGATCGACATTACCCGTTATTTATTGGAGCGGCCCCATACATTGGTCCCGCTAACTTATTTTGCTAAGCGTTATGAATCAGCTAAATCCTCGATCAGTGAAGATTTAGGTATTGTACGGCGGACCTTTCAAAGCCGTGGTACTGGTATTTTGGAAACGATCCCAGGTGCTGCTGGTGGTGTCCGTTTTATCCCGACAATCAGTAAGGATGAAGCAACCGAATTTATCGATGAGATGACGACAGAATTATCTGAACAAAGCCGATTATTACCTGGAGGCTACGTTTATTTATCTGATTTATTGGGTCAACCAGATGTATTACGTACCGTGGGCCGCTTGATTGCCACGCAGTACGTGGAACAACAAGTTGATGCGGTAATGACGGTTGCAACCAAAGGGGTACCAATTGCGCAAAGTGTTTCTGCTTATTTAAATGTACCGTTTGTGATCGTGCGGCGTGATTCAAAGATCACTGAAGGTTCAACGGTAAGCGTCAATTATGTTTCCGGATCATCGGAACGGGTAGAAAAAATGGAATTATCCAAACGCAGTTTAAAGCAAGGCTCGCGTGTTCTAGTCGTCGATGACTTTATGAAAGGCGGCGGCACTGTCAACGGGATGAAGAGCTTGATCGAAGAGTTTGAATCTGAATTAGTTGGTGTGACTGTTTTTGCTGAATCAGCGTTTGCTGGTGAACGAGCGATTGCCGACTACACAGCGCTGTTGTCGGTCGATAAAGTCGATAGCCGCGATAAGACGATCCACGTGGCACCGGGTAACTATTTAGCGCGTACTTTCAAATAAGCCGATGCGTGCCTATTTATATCCGATCAAAATCGCCATATTGGTATTTCCGTTCCTGGCTTTAGTAATTACGATTCCGTTTTTGGTTCGCCAATATCGTAAGTATGGTGCGTTAACTGGGTGGCAAGCTTTTGTTTTGTATACATTCGTCTTTTACTTGTTGACGGCGTATTTTTTAGTCATTTTACCGTTGCCACCACGGCATTTAGTTGCTTTATATACATCAGCACACTATAATTTGGACCCCTTTATGTTTGTCCGGGAATTTGTCGATAAAACGGTATTGCAGTGGCAAGTGCCACACACTTATTTGCCAGCGTTGAAGCAGGCTGCATTTGTGCAGCCGACGTTTAATGTGATTTTGACGATTCCATTTGGTGCCTATCTGCGGTATTATTTTGGCCGTCGTTTTCCGCAAGTACTGGCGTTGAGCTTTGCGTTGACTTTATTTTTTGAGACCACACAGTTATCGGGATTATATGGCATTTATCCGCGGCCATACCGGCTATTCGATGTTGATGATTTAATGCTAAATACGCTGGGCGGCGTGATTGGCTATGGACTGGCGCCATTTCTGACTCAGTTATTCCCAACTTCGCGGCAAATGATGGCGGCAGCTTTCGCTAAAGGCCGCCGGGTTAGTTTCAGTCGCCGTTTTGTGGCTTTTGTGGTCGATTGGCTTTGTTTGGCGTTAGTCACGGCAGTAGTCAGCCTGCTTAGTCGCCGGTTACCTTACGATATTACCAGCACACCGGCGATCTGGTATAGTTTGGAAGTGCTCGGCTATTTTGTACTTTTGCCGGGATTGTGGCATGGGACAACCTTAGGAAAACGGTTGGTGAAAATTAAAATTACTGCTGCGCTACCAGTACCATTACATTGGTGGCAGTTGATCTGGCGACAGCTTTTATTGTATGGTGCGGTGGTACCAACGTTTATTTTGCCAGTGATTCTTTTAAATGGCCTGAGTCAGGCACCACGTGCGCAGTTCGATTACTATTTATTAGCGTTACTGGTTGTGGGTGTCGTTTTAGCAGTGTTTTGTCTACATGCGCTGCTGACAATGCTATTTCGGCGTGATCGGTTATTCTACGAACGACTGAGCCACACCAAAGAAGTCAGTACGCTAGATCGTGCACAATAATTTAGCTAACACAGTCTAATTATTGTGTGTGGAAATATTTGTTTAAATTAGCGTCACGAATTAATTTTCGTGGCGTTTTTTCGTCGCGCGATACTTGTCAGTAATTCAGGACTAAGCTATGATTGATGGAGTAAATGCCATCCACTTGCATGATTGGTCTAGAGTGGTTTAAAAACTGTTCAGTGATATGATTTAGAATTGCGGCATATTTTGACCGAGCGTAGCTGCAGCGGAGTGGAAAATAGTTGTTTATTGGCATCACTGCTAATCGATAACTTTAATTTTAGAATAGAGGTAAAAAAATGACAGCAAAATATACGGTGATTTTGGCCGCTGGTCAAGGCACCCGCATGAAATCAAAGTTAGCTAAAGTCTTACATCCAGTTTGTGGTCGGTCAATGGTGGAACATGTTTTAACTCAGGCGGAACAGTTGCACCCCGATCAGATCGTAACGGTCATTGGTCACGGCGCAGATGCCGTCAAAGCTACTTTAGGTCAACGGACAGACTATGCGTTGCAGGCGGAGCAGAATGGTTCCGGCGATGCGGTTTTACGCACTGAGGCGTTGCTAGGCGCTAAAGACGGTATGACCATGGTCGTTAGTGGTGATACACCATTATTGACCGCGAAAACTTTTGAGCAGTTATTTGAATACCATAAAGAAAAAGGCGCTAAAGCCACCGTTTTAACGGCAACGGCTGCTGATCCCGCCGGTTATGGTCGCATCGTGCGCAACGAATTAGGTGTCGTTGAAAAAATCGTTGAGCAAAAGGATGCTAATCGTGAAGAAGCTGCGATCACGGAGATCAATACCGGCGTTTATTGCTTTGATAATCAGGCGTTGTTTGCGGCATTGCACGAAGTCGGTAACGATAATGCGCAAGGTGAATATTATTTAACTGACGTGATCGGTATTTTGAAGGCTAAAGGTGAGATCGTTTCGGCTTACCGGATGAAAGATTTTACGGAATCATTAGGCGTCAACACGCGCGCTGCCTTGGCTCAGGCAACAGTGATCATGCAGCAACGGATCAATGCGGAACATATGGCTAACGGTGTAACGTTGATCGATCCAGCAGCAACTCACATTGATGTTGGCGTTAAGATCGGCGCGGACACCACCATTGAAGCCGGTGTGACCTTGAAAGGCAAGACAGTGATCGGTAGTGATTGCTATATCAGTTCTGGCTCTGCTTTACGGGATGCAACGATCGGCAATAATGTGCGGATCACTAGCTCAACGATCGAAGAATCGATCATGCGTGACCACAGTAATATCGGGCCGATGAGTCATTTGCGGCCTCAATCTGATATCGGCGAATACGTTCATGTCGGTAATTTCTGTGAAGTGAAAAAGGCTAAACTAGGTGCGTACACCAAGATGGGCCACTTATCCTATGTTGGTGACGCCACGTTAGGCGAACATATCAACATTGGTTGTGGCGTTGTGTTTGTCAACTATGATGGTTTGAATAAGCATCATTCAACAGTTGGTAATTGGGCCTTTATCGGTAGTAATGCCAATATTGTTGCGCCGGTTAAGGTTGCGGATCACGCATTCGTTGCCGCTGGTTCAACGATCACAGCAGATGTTGATTTTCACGATATGGCCATTGCCCGTGCGCGTCAGGTCAATAAAGCAGATTATTGGGATAAGTTACCCCACGAACCTGAAAATTAGGCTTTCATGAAAATAGCGTAAGTTTTCGCAGTCACGCTTGATTTGTACGACTAAATTACCTATTATTTATAATGTGGGTTTAACTTAAACGACATTAAATTAAAATGGAGGCTCTCATGTCAGAACATTATTTTGATCCAAAGCTTAAAATCTTTGCTTTGAATTCAAACAAGCCATTGGCGCAAAAAATTGCCGATGAAGTTGGGGTCGAGCTTGGTAAGACCACGGTCGATCGTTTTAGCGATGGTGAAATTCGCATTAACATCGAAGAAAGTATTCGCGGCGATAACGTTTACGTCATTCAATCAACTTCAGCACCAGTTAACGATAATTTAATGGAATTGATGATCATGATCGATGCATTGCGGCGGGCTTCGGCTGCTTCAATCAATATCGTGATCCCTTATTACGGTTATGCACGGCAAGATCGTAAAGCTCGTTCACGGGAACCAATTACCGCTAAATTAGTCGCTAACATGTTAGCAATGGCGGGTGCAACACGGATTTTGGCTTTAGATTTGCATGCAGCTCAGATTCAAGGCTTCTTCGATATTCCAGTGGATCATTTAATGGGCGCACCATTGATCGCAGATTATTTCTTGACGCGTGGTGTTGACGATGATGCTGTTGTTGTTTCACCAGATCATGGTGGGGTAACGCGGGCCCGTAAATTAGCTGAATTCTTAAAAGCACCATTAGCGATTATCGACAAACGGCGGCCTAAAGCTAACGTTGCCGAAGTGATGAACATCATTGGTGACGTTAAAGGCAAGAAGTGTATCTTGATTGACGACATGATTGATACGGCTGGTACGATCACATTAGGCGCACAAGCCTTGATGGATGCCGGTGCTACTGAAGTTTATGCGAGTGCGACCCACGCAGTGCTTTCTGGCCCAGCTATTGAGCGGATCTCCAATTCACCGATCAAACAATTGGTGGTTACTGATTCAATTCAGCTAGCCCCAGACAAATTGATCGATAAAGTGGTACAAATTTCAGTTGGTCCATTGATCGGTGATGCGATCAAACGGATCCATGAAAACAAACCAGTTAGTCCTTTATTCGAAAATAAGTTCCACACAGATACTAAATAATAAATGAACTTAACCTGAGTGTGCTAAGCTAGCGGCAACGTCGCTGGTTTTAGTGCACTCTTTTTAATATCGTGGTCACGTTCCAACTTAACGTGAATCACCTTAGTAGTGGGATACGAAGGAGGGATGCCGATGTGGTGGCTGCTAAGTTTATTCGGTACGGGGTTACTACTTGCTTATTGGCGGCGTTACTTTTGGCTGGCCGGTTATTTGTTAACGCTAGTTGGTGGATTGGTTGGCTGGTATTTGGCTGATGAGTTGGCATTACTGAACTGGTTACTGAAGTTACAAATGATTATGTACGGTTTAGTTAGCGTGGTATTGTGGGGTGTCGGCGGCTGGTTTTGGCGCTTTGCCCACCAACTGCTACGCCGCCGGGGTGAAAGTATGGCTTACCGTGGTTTACAATTAGTGGCGATAATTTTGCTAGTGTTGCCAGTTATCACGCTAGGGTGGCAAACTAAGATGATACAACTACTTTGGTTAAGCGTTGGCTATTTTGCGATTGGATTGGTGGCCTATGTTGTGGGGTCATTGTTATTACTGAGTTATCCACGGCAACGTCAAGTACAGTATCTGATCGTATTGGGGTCAGGTATACGAGCTGATGGCCAGTTGACGGCGACT
This is a stretch of genomic DNA from Loigolactobacillus coryniformis subsp. coryniformis KCTC 3167 = DSM 20001. It encodes these proteins:
- the ispE gene encoding 4-(cytidine 5'-diphospho)-2-C-methyl-D-erythritol kinase is translated as MEITEKAPAKINLSLDALFQHADGEHEWKMVMTSVDLADYVELSTVATRQITVTTDSGFLPVDQRNLAFQAARLLQKKAGVTYGARIHIRKQIPVAAGLGGGSSDAAAVLRGLNRLWQLNWSLADLAHLGLAIDSDVPYCVYSQTALVTGRGDEITLLPKLPPFWVVLAKPSASVSTPSILRSISYDKQLYHPPIDQMVAAIHANDYPQILANMGNTLEEITSQRYPQIKQLRQQMQRFGADAAQMSGSGPTVFGLCAKYSRAQHVFNSMKGFCHEVYLVRPLLNGLG
- a CDS encoding ribose-phosphate diphosphokinase, encoding MSEHYFDPKLKIFALNSNKPLAQKIADEVGVELGKTTVDRFSDGEIRINIEESIRGDNVYVIQSTSAPVNDNLMELMIMIDALRRASAASINIVIPYYGYARQDRKARSREPITAKLVANMLAMAGATRILALDLHAAQIQGFFDIPVDHLMGAPLIADYFLTRGVDDDAVVVSPDHGGVTRARKLAEFLKAPLAIIDKRRPKANVAEVMNIIGDVKGKKCILIDDMIDTAGTITLGAQALMDAGATEVYASATHAVLSGPAIERISNSPIKQLVVTDSIQLAPDKLIDKVVQISVGPLIGDAIKRIHENKPVSPLFENKFHTDTK
- the purR gene encoding pur operon repressor gives rise to the protein MKIRRSERLIDITRYLLERPHTLVPLTYFAKRYESAKSSISEDLGIVRRTFQSRGTGILETIPGAAGGVRFIPTISKDEATEFIDEMTTELSEQSRLLPGGYVYLSDLLGQPDVLRTVGRLIATQYVEQQVDAVMTVATKGVPIAQSVSAYLNVPFVIVRRDSKITEGSTVSVNYVSGSSERVEKMELSKRSLKQGSRVLVVDDFMKGGGTVNGMKSLIEEFESELVGVTVFAESAFAGERAIADYTALLSVDKVDSRDKTIHVAPGNYLARTFK
- a CDS encoding VanZ family protein; amino-acid sequence: MRAYLYPIKIAILVFPFLALVITIPFLVRQYRKYGALTGWQAFVLYTFVFYLLTAYFLVILPLPPRHLVALYTSAHYNLDPFMFVREFVDKTVLQWQVPHTYLPALKQAAFVQPTFNVILTIPFGAYLRYYFGRRFPQVLALSFALTLFFETTQLSGLYGIYPRPYRLFDVDDLMLNTLGGVIGYGLAPFLTQLFPTSRQMMAAAFAKGRRVSFSRRFVAFVVDWLCLALVTAVVSLLSRRLPYDITSTPAIWYSLEVLGYFVLLPGLWHGTTLGKRLVKIKITAALPVPLHWWQLIWRQLLLYGAVVPTFILPVILLNGLSQAPRAQFDYYLLALLVVGVVLAVFCLHALLTMLFRRDRLFYERLSHTKEVSTLDRAQ
- the istB gene encoding IS21-like element helper ATPase IstB, whose product is MTSDETKRKLREMRLNAMVEILEVQEQQPEYQQMDFEDKFELIVDGAYARQQSNKLSRLLHSADFPSIEPALAEIDYLPDRKLDRKLIQKLATGNYIREHHNIILMGASGNGKTWLANALGIEACRQFYKVKYVRLPELLDDLAVAKHEANGNFHKILARYKKVDVLIIDEWLLTELSLEQSTYVLELVESRLHQSSTIYCSQFAPDGWHNKLGNPQIADAILDRIIHDAYPILIQGDKSMRERYGLRGDSV
- a CDS encoding L-lactate permease, with translation MHWGLFITALLPIIWLIFSLGVLKMAGSKACTIGLVLTILLAIFIFKMPIIDSLTAALEGAVMGIWPIVYIIIAAVFTYNLTTASGSMTTIRQGLSGITSDKRLLVLIIAWGFGGFLEAIAGFGTAVAIPASILIAFGVNPILSATICLIANTTPTAFGAIGLPVTTLAQISGLDVLHLSYLVTIQLLPLIVIIPFVMVALIGGGVKAIREVWAPTLAAGLAFGVPQIFVARFLGAELPAIIGSIVCIIVTVWFARRYERRHPSAQKAAVETPSVNNFVLAAMPFILVFVFVMLASPLVPPLNHFLTGIKSALTIYTGAGANPYVFNWVSTPGTLIILATIIGGLVQKMKLGQIFKILGKTAVQMVQTLITVCAIVALAKVMGYSGMIATIAATLVGLLGAFYPVVAPLIGALGTFVTGSDTSANVLFGNLQRQAAVALHDSTYWVVAANAVGATAGKMISPQSIAVASAATNLQGQEGEILKQSMKYFLGYLVVICIWIFVSGLFIHALHI
- the glmU gene encoding bifunctional UDP-N-acetylglucosamine diphosphorylase/glucosamine-1-phosphate N-acetyltransferase GlmU translates to MTAKYTVILAAGQGTRMKSKLAKVLHPVCGRSMVEHVLTQAEQLHPDQIVTVIGHGADAVKATLGQRTDYALQAEQNGSGDAVLRTEALLGAKDGMTMVVSGDTPLLTAKTFEQLFEYHKEKGAKATVLTATAADPAGYGRIVRNELGVVEKIVEQKDANREEAAITEINTGVYCFDNQALFAALHEVGNDNAQGEYYLTDVIGILKAKGEIVSAYRMKDFTESLGVNTRAALAQATVIMQQRINAEHMANGVTLIDPAATHIDVGVKIGADTTIEAGVTLKGKTVIGSDCYISSGSALRDATIGNNVRITSSTIEESIMRDHSNIGPMSHLRPQSDIGEYVHVGNFCEVKKAKLGAYTKMGHLSYVGDATLGEHINIGCGVVFVNYDGLNKHHSTVGNWAFIGSNANIVAPVKVADHAFVAAGSTITADVDFHDMAIARARQVNKADYWDKLPHEPEN
- a CDS encoding YdcF family protein → MWWLLSLFGTGLLLAYWRRYFWLAGYLLTLVGGLVGWYLADELALLNWLLKLQMIMYGLVSVVLWGVGGWFWRFAHQLLRRRGESMAYRGLQLVAIILLVLPVITLGWQTKMIQLLWLSVGYFAIGLVAYVVGSLLLLSYPRQRQVQYLIVLGSGIRADGQLTATLRRRVQRAAKIYHGDKTQYLVVSGGQGSDEPISEAQAMASALLKLNVPHNAIILEAHATSTRENLQFSLAQLPATATVGMLTNDFHLLRAALYARRLRRPFSYYGATTPLTYLLRGALRDYLALLVMTRWAQLVGWLVLLGLEIWL